In Dromaius novaehollandiae isolate bDroNov1 chromosome 4, bDroNov1.hap1, whole genome shotgun sequence, a single genomic region encodes these proteins:
- the LOC135328190 gene encoding maestro heat-like repeat-containing protein family member 2A, whose product MVVKAFFEYLLAFDVENLPNTSKKLKSKANLFLSGLRPQGDRAEVYRELERVLQGDDSRVQSAVLARVIAAASRDMRVAQGVTEEVRMAASDVLVALARSHFDSVMYELQCHLRALGEISEDLVFVTLGKLASSYALRCVPFVGMTLFALRTMLSQVGSSRTLRAVCSVLEQWSKAVNTYLGAWEQCSFPRMGQAQFCSSVSPLFHHVVGSWLGCEEEEAKQAVLGAMAAMMGLLVRKEEHRERVWEQLPWLLGQYQQVQDTFRVTKALSYFLEILGEMQIPIPQDEVQAFGTAVHCQVARAVLRFTKELLGCSVQSCSAWDLVAHVFATFSQASGRLAQRKLSQAEAQEAADLQALCLDILRSLDVSVQGMTKLLWPRLLQYVVPAQYAGTLVPLCRCLRELAESRGRAGGKDGEEEPDVVASRE is encoded by the exons ATGGTAGTGAAAGCCTTCTTTGAATACCTGCTAGCGTTTGATGTCGAGAACCTTCCCAACACTTCCAAGAAGCT GAAAAGCAAGGCCAACCTGTTCCTTTCTGGGCTGCGTCCCCAGGGCGACAGAGCGGAGGTCTACCGAGAGCTGGAGAGAGTCTTGCAGGGCGATGACAGCCGCGTGCAGAGCGCTGTCCTGGCCAGAGTGATCGCAGCGGCCTCGAGGGACATGAGAGTGGCGCag GGTGTGACGGAGGAGGTGCGGATGGCCGCCAGCGACGTCCTGGTGGCTCTGGCCCGCTCCCACTTCGACAGTGTCATGTACGAGCTGCAGTGCCACCTGAGGGCCCTGGGAGAGATCTCCGAGGACCTCGTGTTCGTCACCTTGGGCAAGCTGGCCAGCAGCTACG ccctgcggtgcgtccccttcgtgggcatgacgctcttcgccctgcgcacgatgctgagccaggtggggagcagccggACCCTGCGCGCCGTCTGCAGCG TCCTGGAGCAGTGGTCGAAGGCCGTGAACACCTACCTGGGCGCCTGGGAGCAATGCAGCTTCCCGCGCATGGGGCAGGCCCAGTTCTGCAGCAGCGTTTCCCCGCTCTTCCACCATGTggtggggagctggctgggctgtgaggaggaggag GCCAAGCAGGCTGTCCTGGGGGCGATGGCTGCCATGATGGGCCTCCTTGTGCGCAAGGAAGAGCACCGCGAGCGCGtgtgggagcagctcccctggctcctgggccagtacCAGCAGGTCCAGGACACTTTCCGGGTGACCAAG GCTCTGAGTTATTTTCTGGAGATTTTGGGGGAAATGCAGATCCCCATCCCCCAGGACGAGGTCCAGGCCTTCGGCACCGCTGTGCACTGCCAG GTGGCGAGGGCAGTTCTGCGCTTCaccaaggagctgctgggctgcagcgtcCAGAGCTGCTCGGCCTGGGATCTGGTGGCCCACGTCTTCGCCACGTTCAGCCAGGCCTCCGGCAGACTG GCGCAGAGAAAGctgtctcaagcagaagcacaggaagcagcagatcttcaagcCCTGTGCTTGGACATCCTGCGCTCTCTGGATGTCTCCGTCCAGGGGATGACCAAA ctcctgtggccgcgGCTGCTGCAGTACGTGGTGCCAGCCCAGTACGCCGGCACGTTGGTGCCGCTCTGCCGGTGCCTGCGAGAGCTGGCCGAGagccgggggagagcagggggcaaGGACGGAGAGGAGGAGCCCGATGTCGTGGCCTCCCGGGAGTGA